The following nucleotide sequence is from Anopheles stephensi strain Indian chromosome 3, UCI_ANSTEP_V1.0, whole genome shotgun sequence.
CTTATCGACGAGCAAATATTTGTGCAGCTGGCTCTGTTGTGGCAAATCGctgtgcttgtgtgcgtgtgcggatGTGTGTTCCTTCACCTGTCTGCCTTAGAAGCGCGCGATACCCCGCGCGTGTTATAGCGATCGCGACGATCGTGAGCCTCAATTCAGTGCTGCTTTCGCGCTGTGACAGAATAAACGATGAAGCTTTTTTACTACTGTTGGCTCATCCTGGCGCTAGTCGGCCGGGTAAGTGTGTACCGCCGCATTGCATCGCAGTGCGCTTCTTATTCGCCTCTGTCTTCACTTGCAGGATGCGCTGGCTGAACCAAGGCCAGATTTTGGCATCGATGCGAAGATCGCTGGCAGCGACCTAGCCAAAGCGGTTGCAACGGAGGCGGGCATTTCCTTCGATCAGATCGATTTCAAGACGATCACGCTACAGTCCCAGTACACCGTGCTGAAAACGCTCAAGGAGCAGATGACCATTATCGGGACCAACATTGCGACCGTGGGCCTACAGCTGACGAGCAAGCTGGAAACGCTCGCCCCCAGCAAAGGAGACATGCCGCAGGTGTACAGCGATGTGACGAATGCGATCGGTACGCTGCGCGCTCTGCTCAATACGGGACTGACCGCACAGACGACCGTGATCGAGCAGCTGGTGGGCATGTACATCTCCGACATGCTGGCCGATGCCTCCCGGCAGCTGGTTGCCACCCTTGACCGGCTAGCGCCCCAGCTCGCCCTGATCCAGAAGGGCGTGAACGATGCGATCGTGGCGTACGGTTCCAACGTCGGCCTGCCGGACGCGTACCTGCGCCGGTACGTCTCGCCGAAGGTTGTGTACGAGCTGCTGCGCATCCTGCAGGATCTCAAGTCGGACCTGCCACTGGTGACGTTCATCGTGGAGCTAACGCTTGGCCATCTCAGTACGGCCGACGCGTTCCTGCTCGAGTTTATGGACAACGTCGATGGGAAGGTGTTCGAAACGCTCATGCACTACGACACGCTGAAGCAGGAGGTGCTGAACGATTGGATGCTGCAGGCGAACGCGATCGTGCAACCGCTCCAATCGTCCTACAGACAGCAGACCACCGACATTGCGTTCATCAAGAACGATCTCCAGGGCATGGATACGTACGACCAGTTCCTGAAGCCCGTGCTGGATGGGTACGAGGAGCTGTTGGGCAACGCGAACCTGCTCACCCTGCCCGGCAAGGTGGAACTCATCTACGCCGACTACCTGCTCGCTGTCGTCGCACTGGACGACTATCTCGATCGGTTCTACGACGCGAAACTCTGCGCCCCGATGAGGGCGATCCTGCAGGTACTGATCGCATCCGGACCGTGGGCTGACTACTGCTTCAGCAAGTACTCGCCGCGCCTGCTCGGGCTGGTCGCGATCAACTCGAACCGGTTCCTGATGTGCTACCAGATCGAGGCGGCCCGACTGTCCAACCTGGACGCGCTGCTCGACCGGTTGGTGGTGCAGATTCAGTTCGACATCGATGATTTGGCCGAACATCTGGTGGAGTGCTTTAACCGCATCGAGGACGGTGCCAACTGTATCGCTtcggtgagtttttttgttaagggagagagagaaagaaagcaagagagagagagagagagagagagagggagatgaCTGAACTGGTCCGTTTTTTGCACAACCCCTAGATTGGCCCGTACTATTCCGAGCTGGTCGCTAACCTGAAGCTGAAGGTGGACGATGTGCTGCGGCTGCTG
It contains:
- the LOC118513714 gene encoding uncharacterized protein LOC118513714: MKLFYYCWLILALVGRDALAEPRPDFGIDAKIAGSDLAKAVATEAGISFDQIDFKTITLQSQYTVLKTLKEQMTIIGTNIATVGLQLTSKLETLAPSKGDMPQVYSDVTNAIGTLRALLNTGLTAQTTVIEQLVGMYISDMLADASRQLVATLDRLAPQLALIQKGVNDAIVAYGSNVGLPDAYLRRYVSPKVVYELLRILQDLKSDLPLVTFIVELTLGHLSTADAFLLEFMDNVDGKVFETLMHYDTLKQEVLNDWMLQANAIVQPLQSSYRQQTTDIAFIKNDLQGMDTYDQFLKPVLDGYEELLGNANLLTLPGKVELIYADYLLAVVALDDYLDRFYDAKLCAPMRAILQVLIASGPWADYCFSKYSPRLLGLVAINSNRFLMCYQIEAARLSNLDALLDRLVVQIQFDIDDLAEHLVECFNRIEDGANCIASIGPYYSELVANLKLKVDDVLRLLTIQTKASANRAAACVAGGKCGFMASIETYIKDIQLCDEKGPKA